In Myxococcota bacterium, a single window of DNA contains:
- the rplV gene encoding 50S ribosomal protein L22: MATKERLKALARKEARALEVATASLKNLRTSARKARVVGDLVRGKPLSEAYVSLAFQARFAAGPLRDLLKSAAANAVERGFDADSLIVEEIQVHKGPITKRFMPRAQGRATPIRKQSTHVDIRLSTRDSK, encoded by the coding sequence ATGGCAACAAAAGAACGTTTAAAAGCTTTAGCAAGAAAGGAAGCGAGAGCGCTAGAAGTCGCTACCGCTAGCCTGAAGAACCTGCGCACCAGTGCTCGTAAGGCACGCGTGGTTGGTGATTTGGTTAGAGGCAAGCCGCTCAGTGAAGCCTATGTTTCATTGGCGTTTCAAGCTCGTTTTGCAGCTGGTCCATTGAGAGACTTGCTTAAATCCGCTGCTGCAAATGCAGTCGAGCGCGGTTTTGATGCAGATAGCCTAATCGTTGAAGAAATTCAGGTCCACAAAGGTCCGATCACGAAGCGCTTTATGCCTCGTGCTCAAGGTCGTGCGACTCCGATTCGTAAGCAATCAACTCACGTGGATATTCGTCTATCTACAAGGGATAGTAAGTAA
- the rplP gene encoding 50S ribosomal protein L16 — protein sequence MLSPARMKYRKRHKGRTCGDAKGGSTLAFGNVGLLCTGRGWLTARQIEAARIALTRHVKRGGKVWIRVFPDKPVTKKPAEVRMGKGKGAVEGYVAVVKPGRILYEMEGVTEDVAKRAMELAASKLPFGTKIIMASTEL from the coding sequence ATGTTATCACCAGCAAGAATGAAATATCGCAAGCGCCACAAGGGTCGTACCTGCGGCGATGCTAAAGGTGGATCAACCTTAGCTTTTGGAAACGTTGGTCTTTTGTGCACCGGCCGCGGATGGCTTACTGCACGTCAGATTGAAGCCGCTCGTATTGCTTTGACCCGTCACGTCAAACGTGGTGGAAAAGTTTGGATCAGGGTATTCCCTGACAAGCCGGTGACTAAAAAGCCTGCTGAAGTCCGAATGGGTAAAGGAAAGGGCGCTGTAGAAGGTTACGTAGCCGTGGTTAAGCCAGGCCGTATCTTATACGAAATGGAAGGCGTGACCGAAGATGTGGCCAAACGCGCCATGGAATTAGCAGCTTCCAAGCTGCCTTTCGGCACCAAAATTATTATGGCGTCCACGGA
- the rpsC gene encoding 30S ribosomal protein S3 — protein MGQKVNPIGFRLGVIKTWDSKWYSEAGYAAWLKEDMTVREMVAKQYKSAGISKIDIERAASKCKVTVHAARPGLIIGKKGVGIEQLRNELQKKSKSEVFLNIIEVRKPEADAQLIAENVAQQLERRVAFRRAMKKVMQTAQKFGVKGIRVAVSGRLGGAEMSRREWYREGRVPLHTLRADIDYGFAEAHTTYGQIGCKVWLFKGEVLPPVRK, from the coding sequence ATGGGCCAGAAAGTAAATCCAATTGGTTTTCGTCTGGGTGTTATCAAGACCTGGGACTCGAAATGGTACAGCGAAGCAGGCTACGCAGCATGGCTTAAAGAAGACATGACCGTGCGTGAGATGGTTGCTAAGCAATATAAATCGGCTGGTATCAGCAAGATTGATATTGAACGCGCAGCCAGCAAATGCAAAGTCACTGTTCATGCTGCCAGACCCGGCTTGATTATTGGCAAGAAAGGCGTAGGAATTGAGCAGCTCAGAAATGAACTGCAAAAGAAGTCAAAAAGTGAAGTCTTTTTGAACATCATTGAAGTTCGCAAGCCAGAAGCCGATGCTCAGTTGATCGCTGAAAACGTAGCACAGCAACTTGAAAGACGAGTTGCTTTCAGACGCGCTATGAAGAAAGTGATGCAAACAGCGCAGAAGTTTGGCGTGAAGGGGATCAGAGTTGCTGTTTCCGGTCGTTTGGGTGGAGCAGAAATGTCTCGCCGCGAATGGTACCGTGAAGGCCGTGTTCCGTTGCATACTTTGAGAGCTGATATTGATTACGGTTTTGCTGAAGCTCATACGACCTATGGGCAAATCGGTTGCAAAGTTTGGCTGTTTAAAGGCGAAGTTCTGCCGCCGGTTCGGAAATAA